The Euphorbia lathyris chromosome 2, ddEupLath1.1, whole genome shotgun sequence genome includes a window with the following:
- the LOC136217237 gene encoding uncharacterized protein — protein MDAPPPPFFLIPAVEQRTDPKPKAPAASNRGRKPSKGPPPPKKQSQRGMGVANLERLRLLSEINQPESFNHPQPTMSGGVLGLDQGFENRNSSLGPFWINPYLFGPPDHMRVRLGSNELSSMPKMFQHYDQTPCDSCCKKKKLVNGDECIVYNGRKEMSPMISGSDFQGLNLEKSFEFNDQRGGFGATPAFYSNNNTNLAAGGPEVVAVHRQINSKGRNVLMEYEFFPDHKNGTFIKESAESSGKAPSCLTTCDYSAATSNSVDLSLKLSF, from the exons ATGGATGCTCCTCCGCCTCCATTCTTTCTGATTCCGGCGGTGGAGCAAAGAACCGATCCGAAGCCTAAAGCACCTGCAGCAAGTAACCGGGGCAGGAAACCCAGCAAAGGCCCTCCACCTCCTAAAAAACAGTCACAAAGAGGCATGGGTGTTGCTAATCTAGAGAGGTTGAGACTACTTTCTGAAATCAACCAGCCTGAGTCATTTAATCATCCTCAACCCACGATGAGTGGTGGAGTTTTGGGTTTGGATCAGGGTTTTGAGAATAGGAATTCGAGTTTAGGGCCATTTTGGATAAATCCCTACTTATTTGGACCTCCAGATCATATGAGGGTTAGACTTGGCTCGAATGAGCTCTCTTCAATGCCAAAAATGTTTCAGCATTATGACCAAACACCCTGTGATTCCTGCTGCAAG AAGAAGAAGTTAGTGAATGGAGATGAGTGCATAGTATATAATGGAAGAAAAGAGATGTCACCAATGATCAGTGGTTCTGATTTCCAAGGACTAAATCTGGAAAAAAGCTTTGAATTCAATGATCAGAGGGGTGGATTTGGTGCTACACCTGCCTTCTATTCCAATAACAACACCAATCTCGCTGCAGGg GGTCCGGAGGTGGTGGCAGTGCACAGGCAGATAAACTCAAAAGGACGAAATGTTTTGATGGAATATGAATTCTTCCCAGATCATAAAAATGGCACATTTATCAAGGAAAGTGCAGAAAGTTCAGGCAAAGCTCCTTCTTGTCTTACAACTTGTGATTACAGTGCTGCAACTTCTAATTCTGTTGATTTGTCCCTCAAACTTTCATTTTAG